Genomic segment of Mycolicibacterium sarraceniae:
GCGAGCATGCCCAGGTAATCCGCCGCCGCCTCGTAGTCGTGTTCTTCAGGCTCATCGAACCATTTCACCGCCATGATGTGGTGAGGGTACTCGTAGCACCTACACGCCGAACCGTTTCACAAGGACGGACAGCGGATCGTCAGCGTCGCGGGTGCCGCGGGGGCCGGGGCGTTCGGGGGCGACGAACACGTCCGGACGGGTCCATTCGCGCACGGCCCAGCGTTCGGCGATCGCCCATCTGCCGTCCCGGCGCTCCATATGGTCGACGTAGCGCGCACCGGTGGTGAAGTTGGCCTTTCCCTGGTCAGGCTTGCCCCAATGCGTTGCCGTCAAATACGTCTCGCTGATCGCGATATCGTCGCCGACGAAGTCGACGTGATGGTTACCTATGAAATGCATTGTCCCTGCCAGGAACTCGAGGCCTCTGCCGAGCCACGGTACGAACTCGTCGACGGTGCCGTCGAAACCGATGTGGTGGTCGATGCCGTCGGGATGGTAGGCCTGACGCACCAGGTCCAGGTCGAGCCGGTCCACACCGCGGCAGTAGAGCGCGACCACATCGCGGATCGCATGAATGTCAGCCAATCGGTCAGACACCGTAACCTCCATCTACATCGAGCTTTTGGCCGGTGATGAACCCCGCTCGCGGGGAGGCGAGAAAGCAGACCGCTTCGGCGATGTCGGCGGCGACACCGAAACGTCCCAACGGGGTGTTGCGGCGAGCGGCGTCGAGCGCCTTCTCGTCGAGGTCACCGTCGGCGATCAGGCGTTCGGCGTTGCCGTCGACCAGCATGCCGGGCCCGACACAGTTGGCACGCACACCAAAGCGGCCTTCCTCGGCCGCGATCCCCCGGATCAACGCCTCGATGGCGGCCTTGGGGGCTACCGACAGTCCGTCGCGGACGGCGAAGCGACGCGTCGCCGCTGTCGTCACCGCCACCAGACTGCCGCGCGCGCTCCGCAGGTGTGGGAGGGCCGCGGCGATGACGTTGAAGAACCCACCGGTATCGGTACCGAGCTGCTGATCGAAGCGTTCCGGGTCGACAGTGCTGAGGTGGCGCATCGGGACGTGGGCACCAGCGGCGTGGACCACGGTGTGCACACCACCCTGCTCGGCGAACGTGTCGATGACGTGCCGCACCGCTGCGGCATCGGTGATGTCGAGCTGTTCGCCGGTGATCTCCGCAGTGGCGAGTGCGGCAGCCTTGGTCGCGTTGCCGTAGTACGTGAAACCCACCCGCGATCCGCGCGCGGCCAGCATCGCGACGATCGCCGACCCGATGCCGCCGGTGCCACCGACGACGATCGCGGTGCCCGGCAGCGCATTGAAGTCACCCACGCGCTCCATCGTCCCAACCGCCGCGGCCAGGCTGGCGCCGCGGTACCGCTAGGCAGGAATCCAGTTGCCGTGGAAACCGTAGGGGACGCGGCGCGGCAGCTGAATCTTGGCGACCGGCTCGCCGGCGAAATCGGAGGCGTCCAAGATCACCAGATCGCTGCCGTCACGCGCGGCGTCGTACACGTACGCCATGTACCAGCCGTTGCTCTCGTCGGTCGGGCCCGACGCCGACGGTACGAAGACCGCCTCGCCCGGACCACCCGGCGCCAATCCGGTGGCGAAACGATGTTCGACGGCACTGCCGGTGACCAGGTCGTGCCGCACCAGGCTGGCGTCGCCGACCGAGACGCAGTAGCGGGCCGGCAGCCCGGCCAGCCGATCGTCGATCCGCGGAAATTCCACTGCCCGGTCGTCGAGCTGACGCTCGCTGACGGTGCCGCTCTGCAGGTCGATGGTCCAGCTCCACAGCACCGCGTTAGCGTCGAATCCACCGTTGTCACGCCACAATTCGGCATACCGAACCGCCTGCAGGACAAGCGATTTACCGTCGGGCGTCTCGTGGGCGTTGGCGACGTGGAACACGTAACAGGGGTCGATCTCGAACCAGCGGATCTCGCCGAACGGGTCGTCGCGGCGCAACACACCCAGCCGGGCGCCGTAGGCGTCGTCCCAGCGGTAGGGCATATCGCCCTCACCCTTGAGCGCGATGTCGAGGTTGAACACGATCGGCAAGTCCATGAAGATGACGTGCTGCGCGGTCAGCGCGAAGTCGTGCATCATCGTCAGCGCCTTCACGTCGACCGGACGGTTGATGGTCAACTCTCCATTGGCATCGGCGCGGTGGTAGGTGACGTGCGGCGCGAAAATGCTGCCGTAGCCGAAGAAATGCAGTTCCCCGGTGGTCGGGCAGATCTTGGGGTGCGCGGTCATCGAGTCGACCAGCTTGCCGCCGAAGTCATAGCAGCCGACCGTTTCCAGATCATTGGTGACCTCGTACGGCAGTGACGACTCGACCAGCGCCAGCGTCTTACCGGCGTGATTGACGACGTGAGTGTTGGCGACCGCGGCTCGCAGGTCGCGTGTTCCGTCCTCGCGGTAGAGCGGGAACGGATCGAGGAAGCTGTCGGTGCGCACCCAGCGGTTGCGATACCACTTGGCCGCACCGCCCTCGAGGCGCACGCCGTGGAGCATGCCGTCGCCGGTGAACCAGTGGCCGGTGGCCGCACGCGGGTTCGGCCCGTTGCGCAGATACCAGCCGTCGAGCTCGGGTGGGATGGCGCCCTCGACAGGAAGCGTGTATTCGGTCAGTTCGTCCGGCACCGGCGCGTAGTTGCCACGCTGAAAGAACTGACCCTGGGTGGGCAAGTTGGCTGAATCGGTGGTGATGTCCGTCATACCGAATACTCTGACAGTCCACAGATGACCTGTCAATAATGAAATGTCACAGATTGGCGGCGCGTGACATTCCACAACTGACATATCGCACCTACGATAGGGCCGTGAGTCTTCGGTACGCGGCGCTCGGCCTTCTGGCACAGCAGCCCGGCAGCGGGTACGACCTGCTCAAGCGGTTCGAAATCTCGATGGCCAACGTCTGGCCGGCCACCCAGAGCCAGCTCTACGGCGAGCTCAACAAGCTGGCCAGCGCCGGCCTGATCGAGGTCAGCGATATCGGTCCGCGCGGCCGCAAGGAGTACCGCGTCACCGACGCCGGCCGTGTGGACCTGCTGCGCTGGATGACCAATCCCCAGGACGACCCGCCGTATCGCAGCGCCGAACTGCTGCGCGTGTTCCTGCTCAGCGAGATGACGCATGAGCAGGCCAGAGCCTACGTCACCGCCGTGGCCGAGCATTCCGAAGCCGAATTGGCCCGCTACGAGCAGCTGCGCGACGCCATCGACTGGGATGACAACCCCGCCGGTTTCTACGGGCGGGCAGCCCTGGAATTCGGATTGCGCGCCCAAGCGATGGAGACCGACTGGGCGCGCTGGCTGATCAGGGAAATCGACAAGACATCAGATTAACCGTTGCATCACGATAGTTTCCGATATATCGTCACCGTATCGGAAACGCATTCGGCGTTTCCTGACCAGAAACGAGAACTTTCATGAACACCCCATTTCCCCAGTTCGGCGGCCCTGACATGGGTCGCCCCGGCTTCGGCCCGGGCTTCGGTCCCGGCTTCGGCTTTGCCCCAGCGGGTCGCGGTCGCCGCGGCGAACGCCACGGCCGTCGCGAGCATCGCGACCAATCAAGTGCGCAGCTCCGCGATCAATTCCGCGAGCACGGCGATGTCCACGACGGTCCGGCCTTCGGCCCGCGCGGCGGATTCGGTCCGGGCTTCGGTCCAGGTTTCGGCCCCGGTGGCTTCGGTCCAGGTTTCGGCCCCGGTGGCTTCGGTGCCGGTGGACGCGGCGGTCGCCGCGGACACGGCCGTAGCCGCGGCAAGCGCGGCGACGTGCGCGCCGCAATCCTCAAGCTGCTGGCCGAACGGCCGATGCACGGCTACGAAATGATCCAGGAGATCGCCGAGCGCACCCAGGATCTATGGAAGCCCAGTCCCGGCTCGGTCTACCCGACCCTGCAGCTGCTGGTCGACGAAGGTCTGCTGGTGGCCACCGAATCCGAGGGCAGCAAGAAGCTTTTCGAGCTGACCGACGAGGGCCGCGTGGCCGTCGAGAAGATCGAGACCGCACCGTGGGACGAGATCACCGAAGGTGCCGACCCCGGCCAGGTGAACATCCGCGCCGCAGTCGGCCAGTTGTTCGGCGCCGTACGGCAGGCGGCTTTCGCTGCCAACTCCGAGCAGCAGCAGCGCATCATCGACATCGTCAACAATGCGCGTCGCGAGATCTACCAGATCCTCGGCGAATCCGAGTAATACGCAGACTTGGGCGCGCTTTCGTGCGCACAGCGCATGAAACCGCGCCCAACCTGTGTCTAGACCTCGACCCAGTCCAGCGTGCGCTGGACGGCTTTGCGCCACCCGGCATAGCCGGCCTCGCGCTGCTCGGAGTTCCACGCCGGCGACCACCGACGGTCCTCCTGCCAATTGGCCCGCAGGTCGTCGGGATCCGACCAGAATCCGACCGCCAGCCCGGCGGCGTAGGCCGCCCCCAGCGCCGTCGTCTCGGCGACCACCGGACGCACCACGTCCACGCCGAGCACATCGGCCTGAATCTGCATGCACAACTCGTTCTGGGTGACACCGCCGTCGACCTTCAGAACCTCAAGGTGCACACCGGAATCGGCTTCCATCGCATCGACCACGTCGCGGCTCTGGTAGCAGATCGCCTCCAACGTCGCGCGGGCCACGTGCGCATTCGAGTTGTAGCGGGACAGCCCGACGATCGCGCCGCGCGCGTCCGAGCGCCAATACGGGGCGAACAGTCCCGAGAACGCCGGCACGAAGTACACCCCGCCGTTGTCCTGCACCTGCGCGGCCAGCGTCTCGCTCTGCGAAGCGCCGCTGATGATGCCCAGCTGATCGCGCAACCACTGCACCGCCGAGCCGGTGACGGCGATCGAACCCTCAAGGGCGTAAACGGGTTTGGCGTCCCCGAACTGGTAGCACACGGTGGTCAGCAGCCCGTTTTCGCTGCGCACGATCTTCTCGCCGGTGTTGAGCAGCAGGAAGTTACCGGTGCCGTAGGTGTTCTTGGCCTCCCCGGGTGCCAGGCACACCTGCCCGACCATCGCGGCCTGCTGATCGCCGAGGCTCGCGGTCAGCGGTACCTCGCCGCCGACGGAGCCACCGGCCAGCGTCGTCCCGTAGGGGTCCGGTGACGACGACGGCCGGATCTCGGGCAGCATTGCGCGTGGAATACCGAAGAGCCCCAACAGTTCCTCGTCCCAGTCGAGGGTCTCCAGGTTCATCAGCATGGTGCGGCTGGCGTTGGTCACATCGGTGATGTGCGCGCCACCTTTTGTTCCGCCGGTGAGGTTCCACAGCACCCAGGTGTCGGGGGTGCCGAACAGGGCGTCACCGCGTTCGGCGTCGGCGCGCACGCCGTCGACATTTTCCAGGATCCACTGCAGCTTGCCGCCGGAGAAGTAGGTGGCCGGGGGCAGACCGGCCTTGCGCCGGATGATGTCGCCGCGGCCGTCGCGATCCAGCGCGGCCGCGATCTTGTCGGTGCGGGTGTCTTGCCAGACGATCGCGTTGTAATACGGCCGGCCCGTCTTGCGGTTCCACACCAGCGTGGTCTCGCGCTGGTTGGTGATGCCCACCGCGGCGAGGTCACCGGCGGCCAGCTTCGTGGTGTTGAGCGCCGACTTCACGACTGTTTGGGTGCGTTCCCAGATCTCGACCGGGTTGTGTTCGACCCATCCGGACTGCGGCAGGATCTGCTCGTGCTCGAGCTGGTGCCGGCCGACCTCAGTGCCCTTGTGATCGAAGATCATGCAGCGGGTGCTGGTGGTGCCTTGGTCAATCGAG
This window contains:
- a CDS encoding SDR family oxidoreductase, which codes for MGDFNALPGTAIVVGGTGGIGSAIVAMLAARGSRVGFTYYGNATKAAALATAEITGEQLDITDAAAVRHVIDTFAEQGGVHTVVHAAGAHVPMRHLSTVDPERFDQQLGTDTGGFFNVIAAALPHLRSARGSLVAVTTAATRRFAVRDGLSVAPKAAIEALIRGIAAEEGRFGVRANCVGPGMLVDGNAERLIADGDLDEKALDAARRNTPLGRFGVAADIAEAVCFLASPRAGFITGQKLDVDGGYGV
- a CDS encoding PadR family transcriptional regulator, producing MNTPFPQFGGPDMGRPGFGPGFGPGFGFAPAGRGRRGERHGRREHRDQSSAQLRDQFREHGDVHDGPAFGPRGGFGPGFGPGFGPGGFGPGFGPGGFGAGGRGGRRGHGRSRGKRGDVRAAILKLLAERPMHGYEMIQEIAERTQDLWKPSPGSVYPTLQLLVDEGLLVATESEGSKKLFELTDEGRVAVEKIETAPWDEITEGADPGQVNIRAAVGQLFGAVRQAAFAANSEQQQRIIDIVNNARREIYQILGESE
- a CDS encoding PadR family transcriptional regulator; translated protein: MSLRYAALGLLAQQPGSGYDLLKRFEISMANVWPATQSQLYGELNKLASAGLIEVSDIGPRGRKEYRVTDAGRVDLLRWMTNPQDDPPYRSAELLRVFLLSEMTHEQARAYVTAVAEHSEAELARYEQLRDAIDWDDNPAGFYGRAALEFGLRAQAMETDWARWLIREIDKTSD
- a CDS encoding nuclear transport factor 2 family protein, whose amino-acid sequence is MEVTVSDRLADIHAIRDVVALYCRGVDRLDLDLVRQAYHPDGIDHHIGFDGTVDEFVPWLGRGLEFLAGTMHFIGNHHVDFVGDDIAISETYLTATHWGKPDQGKANFTTGARYVDHMERRDGRWAIAERWAVREWTRPDVFVAPERPGPRGTRDADDPLSVLVKRFGV
- a CDS encoding carotenoid oxygenase family protein → MTDITTDSANLPTQGQFFQRGNYAPVPDELTEYTLPVEGAIPPELDGWYLRNGPNPRAATGHWFTGDGMLHGVRLEGGAAKWYRNRWVRTDSFLDPFPLYREDGTRDLRAAVANTHVVNHAGKTLALVESSLPYEVTNDLETVGCYDFGGKLVDSMTAHPKICPTTGELHFFGYGSIFAPHVTYHRADANGELTINRPVDVKALTMMHDFALTAQHVIFMDLPIVFNLDIALKGEGDMPYRWDDAYGARLGVLRRDDPFGEIRWFEIDPCYVFHVANAHETPDGKSLVLQAVRYAELWRDNGGFDANAVLWSWTIDLQSGTVSERQLDDRAVEFPRIDDRLAGLPARYCVSVGDASLVRHDLVTGSAVEHRFATGLAPGGPGEAVFVPSASGPTDESNGWYMAYVYDAARDGSDLVILDASDFAGEPVAKIQLPRRVPYGFHGNWIPA
- the glpK gene encoding glycerol kinase GlpK, translating into MADFVASIDQGTTSTRCMIFDHKGTEVGRHQLEHEQILPQSGWVEHNPVEIWERTQTVVKSALNTTKLAAGDLAAVGITNQRETTLVWNRKTGRPYYNAIVWQDTRTDKIAAALDRDGRGDIIRRKAGLPPATYFSGGKLQWILENVDGVRADAERGDALFGTPDTWVLWNLTGGTKGGAHITDVTNASRTMLMNLETLDWDEELLGLFGIPRAMLPEIRPSSSPDPYGTTLAGGSVGGEVPLTASLGDQQAAMVGQVCLAPGEAKNTYGTGNFLLLNTGEKIVRSENGLLTTVCYQFGDAKPVYALEGSIAVTGSAVQWLRDQLGIISGASQSETLAAQVQDNGGVYFVPAFSGLFAPYWRSDARGAIVGLSRYNSNAHVARATLEAICYQSRDVVDAMEADSGVHLEVLKVDGGVTQNELCMQIQADVLGVDVVRPVVAETTALGAAYAAGLAVGFWSDPDDLRANWQEDRRWSPAWNSEQREAGYAGWRKAVQRTLDWVEV